CAGCTAACGCCCCAGAAAAAGCATGTTCTTGCTTGGCTTTGGAATTACAAGGCTTCAGATGGGTTGCAGAGAAAGTATGAAGCTTAGGTTCATCATTAGTTATATCCAACAAATGCCTTCTTTGGACTTCCAGAGATTCATTGTCATCAATGTCATGTTGGCACTGCTCAGAAGCACTGGTACATGAAGCTAAACAGTTAATATGACTGTCCACATCTATACTGGAAGAAAGTTTCTGACAAGCACCAACATCTGCCTGAGCATCGGGTACAGCTTGCAGAAAATAGTCTGAACACAGAGGGCTAATTATTCTTGTGTTGTTCAGAATTGCAGCATTGGATAATGATTGACTTTGGTGCGTGATTGAATCATGACTGCACACATCCCTCTCCTTGTTAGCCAATGCAGGGTTGCTTGTATCTAAGGAAATGCAACTGCCAGCAACTGAGGAATTAGTTTCCAGGTTCTCAGGCTGGGTAACATTCACTAGACAATTTAGCATCTTAATAGCATTTCTACCTGCCCACCAATATACATTTCCAGATTTAAATGACATTTCCTCCTCCCTCGCAAATTCCATTTTTTTACAAtctttatttgttattttatcaCTAGCCTTTGAAAACCTCTGGAATAAAGAATGGATATAATCTTGACTTTCATCAGGAGATTCAAATGCTagtatcttctgcatcaccttAGGGAAATCCAATCTTTCCCGCACAATCTTTGCAGAACCCGCGGTAAGAGGGTAGAATTTAGTGCCATTTGAAGTATATACCAGGTCATTCTTTCTCTCTTCAATGTTATCCAGAATTTTCTCTTTTGAGAATCCATTATCATCCTGATTCAAATTTTCCTTTGGGAGTAAAACCGAAAGTGATTGACTTGCAGAATCGCATACCTGACCTATTGCAGAGATGAGCTGAGCTGTGCTCAGTATATGAGGGGACTTTGGTTGACAACTTCCATACCGTTGCTTATTTTCGTTGTTGGAAAGAGAAGGCGAATAATCTACACGGGAAAGATCAGTCTCAAAGGACACTCCTCCATGTTGAATCCGCCAATATTTTATTGACTGTTGATCATTTTTGGGCGATTTATTGCATCCAGACATATTTCCAAAATCCTTTGTCTCCTTCTAGAATCAGATAGCCCAAAAATGACTGGACAGAAAGGACCTGAGAATGAAACTACATTAACTATCAACAAACTATGTTAACAGTCAAATCTCAATAACACCATGAATTGCAAACTACATTAACTGTCACATGTCAAAATTACATCAACACTTAATTTCTCAGTCAGGCAACCCCTCACTTAATCCAAAAAAGACAAGAAGTATTGTAATTTCAGAACCCATGACTAAGGATTGACTGAAGAAGTTCCAATTTTGAACATTCCCCACTTCTTGTTTCTTGTAAATTTCATAACATGAACCTTGTTGGTCAAGCTTATGAGTTATGATTATAATACACATATGGAACATGAGagagaatttgaaaaacaataaaCAGCCGTCCTTTTACCTGTTAAACTTTTGTTATCATTTGTGTGAGAATATAAAAATTAGGAGAATGGCACCCGAATCAAAAGTGAGAACGTCAATTGAGCTCATTGAATGAGGAACtctgcagaaaaaaaaatggcaacaaattaatttataggAAAAAATAAGAGAGAGATATGAAAGTTGAAAAAAGTGAAACCTTGATGATGAAAGCGATGGTGGACCATAAGTAGAAGAATCCCTGAAATTCATTTTTCGGAAGAAAGGGTTTAAGAAGCCGAAGCTGAAGAATTTAAGGTTACGCCCATTTTGATTTCGGCGCAgcatttttgtttctcttctctttttcaCTCTCTTCGCTTGCACTTTCTTTTCACCACCACCTCCTTCTTTTTTTTACTGccattttttattagtaaatttAATTTTCACCAAAACATTTATTATCAATATTGTTCTTTAGTGACATTTATTTACACTTCAAAAAGGTCAACTTTTCtttcaatgaaaaaaatatttgaaaaggaacaatattttatcaaaagaagtaaaaacaaattattttatcaaaagGTTTTAATCACTAACTCTCCGAGAATTATAGTTATAAATTTGAATAAGTTGTAAGTGTAGTTGAAATCACAGATTAAATAAGTGttttagtttaaattatataaactaaaagATTTCCTAATTTGTTTCAACATTAACCTTAAGAATTAGAGTTAAACTGTCATAATATCTCATGGACCATAACCCTACAAAtttttttgattaaaaaaatcagtaaatttaaaataacaattttatttagATGGGAATAAGAACTCTAGTGCTATATTAGATTCACAACCAACTATACCCACCCAGACAACTTTATCATGTGTTGAGCTTTGAtttggtatttttttaaattatctttttagTTTCAAACTTGTATTATGattggttttttttatcaggTCAAATGGTGCGTTGGGGTtaatgtattaaataaataaatataaaaagaaaaaaaaatatttataaacctTTTACGTATGTTTGgatcaatttgaaaaaaataagaaaaatgaagagttttcataatttaaaattaactagttcttttaaaaaaaatatttttttcttcataaattAAATCTAGTTTATAcacaagtaaaaaataaaatatagaaaagttgtataaaaaaattctataaactaattttaagttataggaataatttttatttttattttacttttgttAGAAGTTATTGGCTGGACAAATTTGttcaaataattatattgacATTTTACTAACTCAAAAAGGTTATCAAGAGTGTTTTGATTGGTTGTTTAGGACTAAACTTGTAAAAAAGATTTTATTCATAATACATGGTCATTAgactcaataaaaaaattatatatattaaccataaaatacttataaataaataacagtactttataaaccatttaaatacctcaattttagaattttagaaatgtaaaataaatttgattttgacTAGTCAAGCCTTTGCTTGAGAGTTCTGGATTCCAGTTAGTTACTATTTGTTCAATCCTGCATTCCAAAAAAACTCATTTAAGAGACAAAATTTTAAGAAtggtaatattaaaaatagaatttacaaaaaatagacaatctttaaaaaaatcatgaatatAAATATGTTGCGCTAAGGTATACTACTTCAAAAAGTAGAATTcgtaatttaataaaatttaactttaatttttaaaattcattttttttctcatctaAAATCGTACTTCGACtttatttcacttttattttttagattttagtATGAAGTcgtgatattttttaatttttagtttaaagtCACAACTTACTAGCTTAtcttctatttattttaattttttctattttgaaattaaaacaatatagttcttattttctttcaatttttatcTTCAATGGAAGAATATTTTTATCAGTTTTATACAGTGTTGTGTAGCATATCAGCCTACAGTGGAGATCCTAAAGAAGATATTTTGTGGTTGAAGTGGAGTTTGGGATTGATGACTCTCTTAATGGTGAAACAGTAGGTCCATTCTACTTATAAAcatatgatgatgatgattataATATAACTCAAGATTCTTATGGTGGGGACACGATCACATCAGCTTCGATGCAATACCTGGTTATATTTATTATGCTAGTAGTTACTATCCTTCATATATCACACTAAGTCACTCACTTACAAACAcacttcattaaaaaaaatagaaaacatgtAAAAATGCACTTACTATGAAGCACGATTTAAGTGAAGAGCACTGAAAAGCACTACTTTTAAGTGGAGAACAACTTTAAATCCTATATGAAGTTGTGCTTCTCACCACTTATCCATGcctgtaattttttaaaaaaattctccaTTTCCATCATTATTGAAAATTTGCCCATTTAAAACATCTTTATCTCCAAGAATGAATtacaaagatgaaaaaattattcaaatagcACTTTATGCATACATAATGCATAAAGGTaacaaacaaattcaaaatcacaaaaataaaataaagataaattactatattatataaaaatataagccACCAAATAACTTAGTGAATATCATAAACACATACAGCATTACACTGatctatatttaattaaaaactattctagataaataaaaataagaaacacaatataaaataatttactatATTAGTTTTACATCTCCAGTTTTGAACTAGTTCCACTAGTTCCCACTATTTGATAgtcagtttattttttttaagcaaAAGGGCCAAACACAAAAATTGTCTAAATTGTGATTCAATTTTAACCATTCGAGCTAGTGGTTTCAAATGAAATGTTTTAATGCTTGATGAACTTGTCACATTTCCCAACTTCTGCTACATATACAACATCACAGATAACATACTGAATGAGAAGGTGTAAATACAGCGGATTCAGTGACATGGCAAAAAAAGGCCATGATGCTTTTTTACATACAAACTGATTACAAGCTAGAGTTTGCAAATCGCCTCATTCAATAACAGATTGAAGCTGCTGAAATGAGCTGAACCTTGAGCCCTGAGTGCAGTGTAATTAGAATGAGCAcctaacataaataaaaatttcctATAACTATGTTATAAATAAGCACTCTACAGCATCCAAGACGCATCCTAACTATTGCCAACGTTTAAGTGACTTCGAGCAAGAAGAGCTACTGGCAGTGGGTTTTATAACACCTACATGTAATACAGGAAATAAGAAGCAGCACAACCAAGGGAGATTGGGTAGATCAATTTAAATAGGAAGAGAAGTGAGAGTAAAATATTAGACATAACAGAATAAAAGGGTAGGTTAATTGAATATACATACTTGAAGGAGCCTTCAAGGAGGTTTTGCTCAATGATAGCCTAGAAGGTCTTGTCCGCATTTTTTGTGAGACTTGAGCAGCTTTGGGAATTTTGGATGGCATAATTGGCCTGCATTCAATCAAACAAATTGAGATCGGGTCCAATTTAAATAGGATTGGTAACAGCTCTTATGCAAGTAACTTGAATTTGAAATGAGGCTTCTCTTCTTCCCACCCATGTTTTCCTTTTTGAACCTCCAtacttctaaatttttttattttgccaTCATCTTTATTTTAGATCTCTggaattctaaaatatattctttTCCAGAATGTCTTATAtggaatatataaataatttttatttagataattcTGGCATGTACATTCTAAATTGCCTTTCACAACAATTCCAAAAGATGTTTGATCCTATTCTAAAATGCATAACTAAAATTGTTTGACACTTTTCCAGATTATGCATTCTGAGACATCCTTATTTGTTATTTAGAATGTGTAATACAGAAGTTTTTAAATACATTCTTGATAGTATGTTTCGGAATGATCAAGGATTTCAAAAGGGTATTTGTTCATCAAATCTATTTATGCACCCCttgaaatgaaagtgcatacATTGTAGACCAATCATTGTTGTATTATTCCATACCATTCCATATTAGGATAGAATATGTATTAAATTTTACAGAGGGATGAGAGAACTGACTTTTCTGTGCTTTCAGCTGGAAAGTTGATGATTGTGTTGTTGTTCTTCCCTGGTGTCGTTTCAGCTGCCTTCTCGAGTTCAGGAAAAAGAGTATACTCCACAATACTGCTGATTGAACCTTCGGTTTCGGTTCCCATTGAAAGACCACCATCAGATATGTCACTTAATCTCTCCTCCGAATCTGCATCTCCAAATCTTAATAGGTCAGTGTCCTCATTGAAATTTTGACTGATATCATCTCTGGCTAATTTCAACCGAAGGGAACTAGGCTTGTTCCTGAAATCATCCATTGATTGATGAGAACCAGCTTCAGAATGCTTATCACTATATTCTGAGCAGTTATCCATGTCAGAAGCTGCCTTTCCATTGACTTTAAAGCTCCTTACTCCTGGTCTCGTGCTATTTTGAGGAGTCCCTATGGAGCGTCTCCTTGGAGATGTTGACCCGTGTCTAACTGAGATCATGCCATGCTTTGCACCATTTTGATTTGCTTTGAGCAACTGTAACTGCTCAATCTCTTCATCCTTCCTTCCAATAACATCCTTGAGAGATGCCATCTGCAAGAATAATACACAAAGTCAGTGTGGATTTTATAAAGCAGCTTAAGCTACACGACGAGTGATAACCTGAATGACGATGGGTCATAAGTCTAAAAACAAACTAATAACTAAAATCCAAACTCCTAACATCTGTACTTTGCGGATAAGGTGACATTGACTTCATTTCCATCAACTAAGCTATGTAAAATGcaatagaaaatagaaaaaacctGCTCCATAAGTTCTCTCACATCCCTTCCCTCTTTGTTGCTACGAGCTGCGCCTAACTCAACGCCAGAAACCCTTTCAGCAAACTTCAAGGTGCTTACAGTTTCAGAATACGAAGCAACATCAGGATTAAGCTGTACAAACATAAGGGTTTTTGCTTGACCGCCTATAAAATAAAAGGGGCAAAGCTATTGCAATTCAGCAAGCCATGACCATAATATGCTTAGATCAACTCAAACAAATGAAACTGAACATAACAAAACTGTAAGTTACTGCCAATAATGGCAACATTTACCTAAGGAACTCTGAAGAAGTTGGGTCAATTTACTATTTCTATATGGCACATGTGAACTCTTTTGTGATAGAGCAAATATCACATCTCCAAGTGCAGATAGCGATTTATTTATATGTTGAGCCTCCTTAAGCCTATCTCCAGTTGCTTCAGAACGATCCACTCTTTCACTTCCTGCAAGATCTACAAGATGCAGACATCCACGCAACAGTGTGTTGGTCTTCAAATCCGTTCCTCGGACATGAACAGATAGAACACTATCATGTGATGTCAAAATAAAATGAGTTTTGTATCTTCACAATTGGAAAATCGATAATAAAGAAAATCTCAAAACTGTGATTACCTGTGTGATCGACTACTTCTTTCATTCAAGGCTGTTGCACTAGTCGCTCGATTCATCAACCCAGTATTCATCAACTCAAGGACATCAGCCATTGAATTTACAGAATGCATACTTGCATCAGGAACAGCCAACCCATTTGGTTGGGCAGTATTCCAAATCCCAAGTGTGTGCAAGTCAAGGAAACAATACTTGATATAGTTTTCCTTCAAATGAAGTAAAAGTAGATGGATGGTAAAATTGTTATGTTTAAACATAACGACAGTCATAGATGATAGAAAACATACATGCATGAAGTAAATAAACGAATAATATAAGTATGACAACGCGTGAATAAGAATGCAAgcttaattataaatatagagTAATGTAACTAATAATAGAAAGGAAAGCCCAGTGCACAAGAGTCCGACTATTGTGGTGAGTCTGGCAATATACAATAGACAAAAGAAAAGGATATCTCTTTTGAGGACCATTGCTTGATAGTAAATCACGAACTTGTTCGTTATAAATTTCAACCATTTGAACTCCAACTTCATAAACAATGGAGCTTCTCCTACTCTGGGAGATATGGAAAAGATCATAAAGTGCCCGATAGTTGACTCCCCAATCTGATTTTGATGATAGGCCAGGTCCGCTCTAGTAGAAAAGCAACTGCTGAGTAAAGTAGCTAGACATGACATAAATAAagtattaaacaaatttaattcaTACCATTGTATATGTCTTTCCTGAGCCAGTTTGACCATAAGCAAATATACAAACATTGTACCCATCAAGAACAGATCGAATCAGTGGTTGAGTGTCCTTGAATACTTCCTCTACAAAGAAAAATTGATGTATAAGTTGAACATTGCTATCAATTTCAACGATAGGAAACTAGTAGTAATAataatcatgaaatagaaatgaAAAAATACAGTACCTTGACTTGTTGCTTGACCAAAAACCttgttaaatttaaaaagtttacgattttcttttccttgtttaAGAGGATTGCTAACAACTAGTTCTCCATCATCGCCAACAAACTCAATTGTTGTATGGCTTTGATTTTGCCCTGGAAGAAATGGTCTAATACGACAATAGACCCTTATATTACCTATCCAAAAAAAATCAGGTCATCAATCAAACAGGGGCTTACAAATTCACAAGTTTAAAATATAAGCACCATGTAATACAGACCTTTCAAATCTTGAACTTCATTATACAATTTCCTATTTTCGGCTAGAACTACGTGATAATTTTCAGCAGCCTCAGCTAGACCTTTCAGCTTGATTCCTACATATACACATCTTGTAAGTTGTAAATACGTCTAATCCATTATAAGAACTATCAACAATAAATCATGAAAAGTTTTAAATATTGGACCCTACCGAAGTACTTGAATTCCTCTAAGTAgcttctttttgtttttattacatCATCTTTGACAGACTTCATGGATGTTCTCAGCTCCTATAAAGCATCAAATTATATGGTATAGCACAAGAAGAAAAAATTCACGACTGTAGAGAAAAAAGCAATACAAAGAAGCAAACCTGGAAAGCTCCAGATTGGAAATTTACGATAGTTTGATAGTTATGTTCTTTATTCTTCCAATTCAAAAATCTGGATTCTGAAAATGCCTCTAATTCCTTCACTTGCTTTCTTGCATCTGCAAGATGAAACTTAAGTTCCTCTATCCTTTTTTCATATTCAGTTTTAGATTCAGCGGCGAGCAATTCTAACTCTGAAACATGTTTTTCATGTGTTCTTTTGGCTATTTCCAAATCTTGCTTCAATGCAGAAATTTCTATTTCACTACgaactttttctttctttaaatgAGAAAAATCCTGCTCTTCAAGTCTCTTCTTCTCCTCAAATTTAGTTTGTTCAACCTGCAAAGCATACTGAAGATAGAAATTATTAGAGCCAGTTAGCAGCCAACAGAATTCACATTTCTACTTGGAAAAGCTACTTATTTTACAATTTCTAAAGCCTATAAATACATTAATATATAAACCcagtcattttttttatttgttcacTGTGATGAAAGGGGACGCTACTTCAAAAGATACACACTTTATTATAGGTAATAATCACCCATTTAACTGCATAAACGTTAGTAGACAAGTGTATATCTGCGTTTGAGCAATATAAGTGACATATTTACAATTTTAGACTATTTAAGGCATGGTAACTATTAGTTATTCACCCAAATGAAGAACTTTACTCAAAGATGCAACAGAAATGAGCCAAGCCAACACTTGATCTTCTTGAATTCAAGAGATGCATATGTGCATACATGTGTAGGTGTGTAGATAAATAAACCATGACAGAGGAGATCAGGTTCCCCACTTCAATAATCCTTTCTAcgtattaaattttattaactcaactgttaataaaaaaatattttatttggtaGACCAAGCTCGTACCATTCCATAAAAtcttaaaactatttattattttattaaataaaatcaatctattattgtataatattattttttaaatataagtaaattttaTCTATAACACCAGATAACTACAAAACTCTGATTTACCAAAAATTTAGAATGCATAAAGTTGGATTAACAAAAATTAATGCATGCAAAGAATTGTTGATGGTAGTAAATTCAGTAACTTTATCTTGTCTTATATGTACACACACGTAGAGAGAGAGAGTGTGGTGAGTTGCATTGGTGTAAATCATGTCAACTATTATACCATTCAATAACTTTTAATTCGATAATTTTATCTTAACCTACTATTGAATGAAAGTTCCTTTCATATGGTCATATccacaaattttaatattaagcCAAATTATTTGATACATCATCCATATACATCAAAATTTACataatatatacttttaaaacattaaaaatatgaataatttgaTTGTGCTTTTATTGATgttcaattttcacaaaattgactCAAACAATCAAggtaatatataattataattcaatGATTGGATTAATAAAACTCATTCCATATAAAGGAAGTCAGGGTGTAATGATTGTTGTAATTCGATTCCCCTATATATAAGCAATGATAATAATGACAACACAAATAGTGAGtaaatttaacaaaaacaaCTATCTATATTGCTAGTTTGTTCCGTTATCTTGAACTCAAAGATAGGGCTTGAGATAGGTTAGCACCTTCAATTGTTGAACCCAACATGAAAGAACCTGTAGAAAGTGGAGGCAGCTTTAAGAGAAAATTAGCAGATAGCAATAATATAAAAAGGACAGCAAGGCATTGCCCCAAATCcatcaacaacaaaaaataccTCATTCTCTTTGGTTGTTCCTACTGCCAAGGTCTCAAGTGCATTTATTCTTGTTTGATACTTTCCCTCACGAGACTTGAAACGATAGTTTTGCTTCAGGTATGCAACATAATTAAATGGTCATTGTTCAAGAACAACTGAAAAAACTGATATTCTTCGGTGGAAAATGTGAAAAGAAATGTAACTTTACATTTTTCATGCTTTCAGCTTGATTTGAAAAGCGCAACTCAATCACTTGCAGGATTTTCCTCAACAAGCATGCAGCACGATGAGCctagaaatatataaaaatgaaaaattgatCTATTTCTGAGTGATAATCAAATCTAAATTTGCTTCAACAATATAATAGGCTTTTCTATTACTTATTGTAGAAGTATTTTGTCCAATACCTGAGGTACATCTCCATTTTTCCTTTCAAATATATCACTTAGGATCCTTTTTCCTGTATTAAAAAGCAATTGAGTTGAGACACTCTGCAAGAAAAAAATTCGCTAATGTATTAGGGTCACATGAGTTATATCAGCAACAACCAAAGGACATCACACATAGGAGAAAGGGAgaatattattcaaatattatatATCCGAAATCATTCCATGTATGAGCAAGAAGAAAGGGAAACTTGACAGAGACACAAATTAAATCATCACTTACATCCAAATTGTTTGATTTCAATACTTCATTAAGGTTGGCATCAGAATAATCTACATGCAATCCATTCTTCAAGTGAAACAGTTCATTAGACTTTATTGCAGTATGATCAACGGATGCGATTCCATCTggataaagaaaacaaatggtaaaacataaataaaatgtttaaatagaaatagaaacaaaaatatcTAAACAACAACCAATCCTTATTACATTAGGTGACGCCAAATACATGGATCACGGGCATCTTTGTACTCTTAACAAAATTCAAACATTTAATAGTCTACTGAGAGCAGGACACCTTTTAATTATCATAATACCTGATCCAACAGAACCATCAAAGGCGTGTTGAAATTTTGAAGCATCCTTGAGGCAACTATCGCTTTCCCCTGAGGACGTTAGATTTGACTGGTCCCACCTTTTTCTAGAACAACTTTGGATATTTTCTCGTGCAGCATTATaagaaaaatgagtttttagaGTCTCGAGACACTGCAACACAGGCACCATGGATCCCTGCATACATTCTCAGGCCACAAGATTAAATTACTAGGACAAAACTTGCAAAGTTTGGTAAAGAAAAAAGGAATTTGAGAATCATATTTGAACAGGGCCAACCAGCTTATTTTATTAGACAATGTCCAGTTTCAGCATTAAAGAAAGAAACTGAAGTATACATAACCTCAACCTTAAAATAGAAGATATCACAATCAAATTGTTCAGTGATTCTCCTTCATTGTGTGACAAAGATGAAACAAACCTTCTATTTCCTATGTACAGACAAATGAGGTATTCATCTAGCCAACCCATTTAGAGTCAAGGACAGCCAATTAAATTCATAGGCATAACTCACAATATTCTCAAACTACATTGTATAACAGAACTTCTAATACCTGTTCTAGGTCTGACAAATCAAATCCAGACAATCCCAATTCATCCAAAGCCACCAGAAACCTTTTCACACCGATTAGCTCATTCAAAGAACCACTTCCCTGAAGTCAAAAGTGAATGCCTTAGCTTAGAAGAAAGAGGTCAATAGTAAACAAGCTCTCTATCTTAATGTCTGCACATTAGAAAACAGAGACTATTACACATAAAATGCACACACACGCAAAAAACGTAACACAAGTATATAACAGATCTAAGGGCACTCCTACCGTCACCGAACCAGGAACCAGATTGTCCAAAATGCTGCATAACACAGATCCATCCCTCAACTGTGCCCTCAACTCGTCCTCTGAAGTATCTAAAGGCAGATTAAAGTTAGGAAGCACAGCATTTATCCACTTCACCAGTGATGGAAGCTGCTGGCTACCTGAATCCATATCAAAATCAGTGTGGTAAAGGGCAGGTgaacaaaaaattca
The sequence above is a segment of the Phaseolus vulgaris cultivar G19833 chromosome 2, P. vulgaris v2.0, whole genome shotgun sequence genome. Coding sequences within it:
- the LOC137812634 gene encoding mitochondrial aspartate-glutamate transporter AGC1 isoform X2, which translates into the protein MSGCNKSPKNDQQSIKYWRIQHGGVSFETDLSRVDYSPSLSNNENKQRYGSCQPKSPHILSTAQLISAIGQVCDSASQSLSVLLPKENLNQDDNGFSKEKILDNIEERKNDLVYTSNGTKFYPLTAGSAKIVRERLDFPKVMQKILAFESPDESQDYIHSLFQRFSKASDKITNKDCKKMEFAREEEMSFKSGNVYWWAGRNAIKMLNCLVNVTQPENLETNSSVAGSCISLDTSNPALANKERDVCSHDSITHQSQSLSNAAILNNTRIISPLCSDYFLQAVPDAQADVGACQKLSSSIDVDSHINCLASCTSASEQCQHDIDDNESLEVQRRHLLDITNDEPKLHTFSATHLKPCNSKAKQEHAFSGALAGVCVSLCLHPVDTIKTVIQSCRAEHRSIFYIGKSIVSDRGLFGLYRGIATNVASSAPISAVYTFSYESVKAALLPYLPKEYYSFAHCIGGGCASIATSFIFTPSERIKQQMQVRSQYRNCWDVLVGIIRNGGFTSLYAGWRAVLCRNVPHSIIKFYTYESLKEVMPSSVQPNTFQTLVCGGLAGSTAALFTTPFDVIKTRLQTQIPGSANQYDSVLHALYKISKGEGLKGLYRGLIPRLIMYMTQGSLFFASYEFFKRAFSLEASQFTDLCIQANGRDVREREN
- the LOC137812634 gene encoding mitochondrial aspartate-glutamate transporter AGC1 isoform X1, which gives rise to MSGCNKSPKNDQQSIKYWRIQHGGVSFETDLSRVDYSPSLSNNENKQRYGSCQPKSPHILSTAQLISAIGQVCDSASQSLSVLLPKENLNQDDNGFSKEKILDNIEERKNDLVYTSNGTKFYPLTAGSAKIVRERLDFPKVMQKILAFESPDESQDYIHSLFQRFSKASDKITNKDCKKMEFAREEEMSFKSGNVYWWAGRNAIKMLNCLVNVTQPENLETNSSVAGSCISLDTSNPALANKERDVCSHDSITHQSQSLSNAAILNNTRIISPLCSDYFLQAVPDAQADVGACQKLSSSIDVDSHINCLASCTSASEQCQHDIDDNESLEVQRRHLLDITNDEPKLHTFSATHLKPCNSKAKQEHAFSGALAGVCVSLCLHPVDTIKTVIQSCRAEHRSIFYIGKSIVSDRGLFGLYRGIATNVASSAPISAVYTFSYESVKAALLPYLPKEYYSFAHCIGGGCASIATSFIFTPSERIKQQMQVRSQYRNCWYASVFGIIITFLDIELLALSWRAVLCRNVPHSIIKFYTYESLKEVMPSSVQPNTFQTLVCGGLAGSTAALFTTPFDVIKTRLQTQIPGSANQYDSVLHALYKISKGEGLKGLYRGLIPRLIMYMTQGSLFFASYEFFKRAFSLEASQFTDLCIQANGRDVREREN
- the LOC137812639 gene encoding kinesin-like protein KIN-14J, whose amino-acid sequence is MQWEQEVWEKGGSNNGNGFPRAGSQQLPSLVKWINAVLPNFNLPLDTSEDELRAQLRDGSVLCSILDNLVPGSVTGSGSLNELIGVKRFLVALDELGLSGFDLSDLEQGSMVPVLQCLETLKTHFSYNAARENIQSCSRKRWDQSNLTSSGESDSCLKDASKFQHAFDGSVGSDGIASVDHTAIKSNELFHLKNGLHVDYSDANLNEVLKSNNLDSVSTQLLFNTGKRILSDIFERKNGDVPQAHRAACLLRKILQVIELRFSNQAESMKNQNYRFKSREGKYQTRINALETLAVGTTKENEVLSCWVQQLKYALQVEQTKFEEKKRLEEQDFSHLKKEKVRSEIEISALKQDLEIAKRTHEKHVSELELLAAESKTEYEKRIEELKFHLADARKQVKELEAFSESRFLNWKNKEHNYQTIVNFQSGAFQELRTSMKSVKDDVIKTKRSYLEEFKYFGIKLKGLAEAAENYHVVLAENRKLYNEVQDLKGNIRVYCRIRPFLPGQNQSHTTIEFVGDDGELVVSNPLKQGKENRKLFKFNKVFGQATSQEEVFKDTQPLIRSVLDGYNVCIFAYGQTGSGKTYTMSGPGLSSKSDWGVNYRALYDLFHISQSRRSSIVYEVGVQMVEIYNEQVRDLLSSNGPQKRLGIWNTAQPNGLAVPDASMHSVNSMADVLELMNTGLMNRATSATALNERSSRSHSVLSVHVRGTDLKTNTLLRGCLHLVDLAGSERVDRSEATGDRLKEAQHINKSLSALGDVIFALSQKSSHVPYRNSKLTQLLQSSLGGQAKTLMFVQLNPDVASYSETVSTLKFAERVSGVELGAARSNKEGRDVRELMEQMASLKDVIGRKDEEIEQLQLLKANQNGAKHGMISVRHGSTSPRRRSIGTPQNSTRPGVRSFKVNGKAASDMDNCSEYSDKHSEAGSHQSMDDFRNKPSSLRLKLARDDISQNFNEDTDLLRFGDADSEERLSDISDGGLSMGTETEGSISSIVEYTLFPELEKAAETTPGKNNNTIINFPAESTEKPIMPSKIPKAAQVSQKMRTRPSRLSLSKTSLKAPSSVIKPTASSSSCSKSLKRWQ